The nucleotide window CGGCGGTGAAAGCCTGCCCGAGTATCTCGATGCGCCCAGCCGTCGGTTCGAGCAGCCCGGTCAGCATCTTGATCGTCGTCGACTTCCCTGCTCCGTTCGGGCCGAGAAAACCGAAGAACTGCCCCGGAGCGACCGAGAAGGAAAGATCGTCTACAGCCGTGAAATCGCCAAAACGCCGCGTAAGCCCATACGTTGCCAGTGCCGGAGTTCCCATGCCCGCCAGCATATCTGGAAGCTTCACGGCTACAAACAGAAAAAGGCACCGGAGGCCGAAGCCTCCGATGCCCTTTCGGCTTGCAGGTGTTCAAGATGCAGGGTGACCTATACAAGCCCAGTGTTGGCTTGTGTGGCGGAAGCACGAACCCTTACTAGAAGATTCGTGTGAGCCCCCCATGACGAAAAACTGTCATGGGGGGCACCCGGCGGCCGCCTCGATGGCAAATCGCTAGAAGTCTTCGTGATGAAAGGAGACTTCGCCTTCGACTGCGACCTGATAGGCCGAGACGCGACGCTCGAAGAAGTTGGTCAGCTCCTGCACGTCCTGAAGCTCCATGAACGCGAAGGGATTCTGCGTCTTGAAAACCGGCTCGATGCCCAGGCGCGAGAGGCGCGCATCGGCCACGTAGCCAAGATACTGACGCATCTCACGCAGCGAGAGACCGGCCACCCCGCCCGAAAGCAGATCCTCGGCAAACTGTGCCTCGGCATCGACGGCTTCCCGGAGCATTTCCTTGATCTGCTCTACCAGCTCGGCATCCCACAGATCCGGCTCCTGAGCACGCACCACCTTGATCACCTCATAGGCAAACTCCAGGTGGCAGCTCTCATCGCGGAAAACCCAATTGGTACCGCCGGCCAGGCCATGCAGCAGGCCACGCGAACGGAAGAAGTAGACATAGGCGAAGGCCGCGAAGAAGAACAACCCCTCGATGCAGGCCGCAAAGCAGATCAGGTTCAGCAGAAACTGGCGACGCTGTTCCTTCGTCTCGAGCTGGTCGAGCTTCTGAATCGAGTCCATCCACTTCATGCAGAAGTCGGCCTTCTTAGCGATCGAAGGGATGTTCTCGACCGCGGCGAATGCGCCCGCGCGCTCATCGGGGTCGGGAATGTAGTTGTCGAGCAGCGTGAGATAAAACTGCACATGTACAGCTTCTTCAAATAGCTGGCGCGAGAGGTACAGGCGCGCCTCGGGCGAGTTCACGTGCTTGTAGAGGTTCAGCACCAGGTTGTTCGACACGATGCTGTCCCCGGTCGCGAAGAACGCCACGAGACGCTTGATGAGGTGAACCTCGGAGGGCGTGAGCCGCTGCCGCAGATCGACCAGATCTGTCTGGAAATCGATCTCCTCGACCGTCCACGTGTTCTTGATGCCGTCACGGAACATGTCATAGAACACCGGGTAGCGCATGGGGCGCAGCGTGAGGCAAAGGCCCGGATCGAGGATGTGCTCGGGCGCTTCGACCGACGAGCTCTTATTGACTGCTTCTTCCTGTACCGACATAGAAAACTCCTACCTTCTGTCAGTTGATATTTCGTGTTGGATCGCTGGAGACCCGCCTACTGGCAGGCCTCGCACGACTCCGGATTCTCAAGCGAGCAGGCAATCGCTGCGCTCGCAGTCACTGCAGGCGCCGGAGCAGCCGGCGCCGACACGCGGGCCGCGGCTCCCGGCACTGTCGTCTTGGCGATCTTCGTCGCCGGACGCGAACGCAGGTAGTAAGTCGTCTTCAGGCCCTTTTTCCACGCATACATATACATCGAAGAGAGGCGGCCGATGTTCGGCGACTCGGCAAAGAGGTTCAGTGACTGCGACTGATCGAGATACGCATTGCGCGCTGCGGCCATATCGATCAGCGAGCGCATCGGGATCTCCCATACGGTGCGGTACAGCAGACGCACATCTTCGGGCAACTCTTCAATGCCCTGCACCGATCCTTCCGCCATCTTCAGCCGCACACGCATCTCCTCGTTCCACAGATTGCGCGCCTTCAGCTCGTCGATCAGGTAGCGGTTCACCTGCAGGAACTCGCCCGAGAGCGTCTCGCGCTTGAAGAGGTTCGAGATCTGCGGCTCGATGCACTCGTAGCAGCCAGCAATCGAGGCGATGGTTGCCGTCGGAGCGATGGCGATCAGCAGCGAGTTGCGCACGCCGCTCTTTGCAATCCGTGCCCGCAGCGCTTCCCAGCGAGCGAGATCGGCAGGCTGCACGCCCCACAGGTCGAACTGGAACTTGCCCTTGGCCATGCGCGTCTGCGCGAAGGTCTCATGCGGACCATACTTCTCGGCCAGCTCGCAGGTAGCTTCCATCGCCGCGTAGTAAATTTCTTCCTGGATGCGGGTCGAGAGCGCCTGCGCTTCAGGAGAATCGAAGGCCAGCCGCATCTGGAAGAAGACGTCCTGCAGGCCCATCAGGCCGAGACCCACCGGACGCCACTTCGCGTTGGAGCTTGCCGCTTCCTCGATCGGATAGTAGTTGATGTCGATCACGCGATCGAGCATCGGCACCGCAGTGTGCACGGTGCGCGCCAGCTTCTCGAAGTCGAAGCTCGGCCGTCCGTCGGCATCCCAGGTCACGTGCCGCCCAAGGTTGATCGAGCCCAGGTTGCACACCGCTGTCTGGTCGCTCGAGGTCACCTCGGTGATCTCGGTGCACAGGTTCGAGAGGTGCACCACATTGCCCTGCTCGCCGGTCTGGTTGCACTTCAGGTTGGTCGCGTCCTTGAAGGTCATCCAGCCATTGCCGGTCTCGGCCAGCGTGCGCATCATGCGTGCATACAGGTCGCGAGCCTTGATCTGGCGGCGATAGAGCTTTTCCTCTTCGGCTTTCTCATAAGCAGCCTTGAAGTCATCACCATAAAGGTCGGGCAACTGCGGCACGTCCTTCGGATCGAAGAGCGACCAGGTACCGTCGGCCTCCACGCGTTGCATGAAGAGGTCGGAGATCCAGTTGGCCAGATTCAGATTGTGGGTACGGCGCGCCACGTCGCCGGTGTTGTCTCGCAACTCGAGGAACTGCTCGATGTCCGCGTGCCACGGCTCCAGGTACACGCAGCATGCGCCCTTGCGCTTGCCACCCTGGTTGACCGCCGCCACGGAGCTGTCCAGCGTGCGCAGCCACGGCACGATGCCGTTTGAGAGGCCATTTGTCGCGCGGATCAACGATCCTTCGGAGCGCACACGGTGGAATGCGAGCCCGATACCGCCGGAGAACTTCGACAGCAGTGCAACATTCTTATAGGTGTCGTAGATGCTGTCGAGCGAGTCGAGCGGCGAATCGTGCAGATAGCACGAAGACATCTGCGCATGCTTGGTGCCCGAGTTGAAGAGCGTCGGCGAGGATGGCAGGTAGTCGAGCGACGCAATCAACCGATAGAAGTTGATGGCCTCATTCGGCGACTGCGCCAGACCGCAGGCTACACGCAGAAAGAAGTGCTGCGGCGTCTCGATGATGCGGCGCGAAAGCGGATCGCGCAGAAGGTAGCGGTCGTAGACTGTGCGCAGGCCGAAGTATTCGAAGCGATCGGAGAAGCTGTCATCGATCGCGTCATTCAGCTTGCGGGCGTGGGTATGCACGAACTCGGCCGTGGCGTTGCTGACCACACCTTCATGGTGCCCGTAGTTGATCGACTGCGAGAAGGAGTAGAGGTTGAAATTCGAAACCTCCTTCGTGATGGTCGCCAGCAGCAGGCGTGCCGCCAGCCGCGAATACTGCGGCTCTTCGGCGATCAGCGAAGCCGCCGTGTCGATCGAAATCTTGTCCAGCTCCTGCGTGGTCGCGCCATCATACAGGCCGCCGATCGTCTTCGAAGCCACGCGGATCGAATCCACATGCTG belongs to Silvibacterium dinghuense and includes:
- a CDS encoding ribonucleoside-diphosphate reductase subunit alpha codes for the protein MAATTDRIPVQTTLSDVTPGFPVPEETAVMHVRKRNGSLEPVDVNKIVRAVQRCAHGLQHVDSIRVASKTIGGLYDGATTQELDKISIDTAASLIAEEPQYSRLAARLLLATITKEVSNFNLYSFSQSINYGHHEGVVSNATAEFVHTHARKLNDAIDDSFSDRFEYFGLRTVYDRYLLRDPLSRRIIETPQHFFLRVACGLAQSPNEAINFYRLIASLDYLPSSPTLFNSGTKHAQMSSCYLHDSPLDSLDSIYDTYKNVALLSKFSGGIGLAFHRVRSEGSLIRATNGLSNGIVPWLRTLDSSVAAVNQGGKRKGACCVYLEPWHADIEQFLELRDNTGDVARRTHNLNLANWISDLFMQRVEADGTWSLFDPKDVPQLPDLYGDDFKAAYEKAEEEKLYRRQIKARDLYARMMRTLAETGNGWMTFKDATNLKCNQTGEQGNVVHLSNLCTEITEVTSSDQTAVCNLGSINLGRHVTWDADGRPSFDFEKLARTVHTAVPMLDRVIDINYYPIEEAASSNAKWRPVGLGLMGLQDVFFQMRLAFDSPEAQALSTRIQEEIYYAAMEATCELAEKYGPHETFAQTRMAKGKFQFDLWGVQPADLARWEALRARIAKSGVRNSLLIAIAPTATIASIAGCYECIEPQISNLFKRETLSGEFLQVNRYLIDELKARNLWNEEMRVRLKMAEGSVQGIEELPEDVRLLYRTVWEIPMRSLIDMAAARNAYLDQSQSLNLFAESPNIGRLSSMYMYAWKKGLKTTYYLRSRPATKIAKTTVPGAAARVSAPAAPAPAVTASAAIACSLENPESCEACQ
- a CDS encoding ribonucleotide-diphosphate reductase subunit beta; its protein translation is MSVQEEAVNKSSSVEAPEHILDPGLCLTLRPMRYPVFYDMFRDGIKNTWTVEEIDFQTDLVDLRQRLTPSEVHLIKRLVAFFATGDSIVSNNLVLNLYKHVNSPEARLYLSRQLFEEAVHVQFYLTLLDNYIPDPDERAGAFAAVENIPSIAKKADFCMKWMDSIQKLDQLETKEQRRQFLLNLICFAACIEGLFFFAAFAYVYFFRSRGLLHGLAGGTNWVFRDESCHLEFAYEVIKVVRAQEPDLWDAELVEQIKEMLREAVDAEAQFAEDLLSGGVAGLSLREMRQYLGYVADARLSRLGIEPVFKTQNPFAFMELQDVQELTNFFERRVSAYQVAVEGEVSFHHEDF